Genomic segment of Methanolobus mangrovi:
CATTGTAAATATAAATATACAAACAAATATCACCTATATCTCGTTCTGTCCATGGAAGATTGTATCTCATCCATTCTCAAAAGAACCTCATTTACTCTGGAATCCAGGTTGTTCTCCACACTCTGGATATTTATTCTTAAAGAACGTTCCTTTGCCTCAAGCATATGGTCTATCTTACGAAGACGCATGTCAACCAACAGGATCATACCAGCCAGTGCTCCCACCATAACCATAGCTGACAGTATGATCAAGGCATTTGCCGGACTGTACTTAAATCTTCCAAGCCATTCATAGGTTAATACAAAGGAAGATACAACCATTACAACTGAAAATATTATTTCCCTGATTTCCATTCTGTTCCCTCATTACTAATATGGGCTTTTGATATTTATATTATTTAACTCTATTTTTTAAAAGAGAATGTGTTAAATAGGGAATAAACATTTAATATATTTAAATAATAGTCGGTTATTTATATATTTGGAGTTGCAGTTTTGAGTTCTGAAAAGACAGGTTTTAAAGATTATGCGCCGATGCTTGTGATGGCAGGCATAATATTGGTAGTACAGATTACAGCACTACTTTTGGCTACACCTATGAGTGCAAACGATATGCAGGCTTTTGAAGATCCGGATTCGACTGCAAACAGCATCTACTACATAGGAGTCATCCTTGTATTCACTTTCCTGTTGCTGATGGCAATTAAAAGGAACATGCAATGGATAATACAGCTCACCATACTACTTGCAGTGGGAGCGACCATGTACTATGTGTTCTACGCTTTGCTGTCCCTTGTAGATGTGTCAATAATGACAAACAATGTCGTATCCGGCCTGGTAGCAGCCGTCCTTACAGTACTGCTCTACAAATTCCCGGAATGGTATGTCATCAACACCATAGGACTTATAATTGGAGCAGGAGCCAGCGCCATTTTCGGAATTTCATTATCCATCCTCCCGGTAATTGTACTTCTGTCATTGCTTGCAATATATGATGCAATATCCGTTTACAAGACAAAGCACATGATAGATCTTGCAGAAGGAGTCATGGACCTCCGCTTACCAATACTTTTCGTAATCCCAAAACACCTGAAATACTCATTTATCGAGGACTCATTCAAAAAAGAGGATGGAAAGGAGAGAGAGGCTTTCTTCATGGGACTTGGGGATGCCATAATGCCAACCATACTGGTAGTATCTGCAAACGTCTTCCTGGTTCAAAAGTATGAAGCGATGAACTTCATAGGATTCATATCATACCCTGCTCTCGGTGCAATGATAGGAACGATCATAGGATTTGTAGCACTGAGCATACTTGTAATGAAAGGAAAACCACAGGCAGGATTACCATTCCTGAACAGTGGCGTGATACTGGGATATATCGTGGGTGTCCTTGTCTCAGGCTCACCCTTTTATTAACTTCTTTTTTTAATCCTCTTCTGGAAGCTCAGAATTAATATTGCATATAGCGCAATTTGAACTGGAAATTCCCGCACCGGATTCACTGAACTCTGCATCCACAGAACGTGTGCCCTCAGCAAGGACAGCAGCTGTTGAGATGGTACTTGCTATCAGAATAGAATCGAATATCTCTTCTTTGGAAACACCAAGTCTCTTAGCAACTCTCACATGGGTCTTCATGCAGTGTTCACATCTCAGAGCAGAAGCCACAGCTATGCATATAAGTTCCACAGTCTTAGGATCCATGCGTTTGAACTCGCGCATGACACTGTTCTCATAGATCATGCGTGATATGAAAAGTTCCGGCATATCCTTCATGAAGTTGATTATGTAAGGAATTTCACCATATCGTTTCTCGACATCTGCCAGAATATCTTCAACTGCCTCTTCAGGTTCCTTGTCGAGAATTTCTTTTATTCTTTTTAGATCCATAATAACCACATGAATTGATAATAGCCAGGATATCAAGCAGTAAATCCTACTTCAGATTCTCGTTTGATCTTGACCAATATATAATTTTTCATCTTTGATTGGGTGATAACAGCCATATCAGACAGTTTTAACCCCTCATCGAACTCAAGGTTCTCAACTTTTTCGCGGAACTCCTCATATGGAAGCTTTACACGCAATCCGTCAAGTTGAAGCGTCACCGGAGCAGGTGAAAGCACATTGAATATGTCAGGGATCTGCTCATGGATCTCTTTCATGACCCTTGCAGGCAGTACGGCAAGAGGGTCCTTTGCAATATCCTCACGCATCTTTTCCACTACTTCAACAACCTTCTCTGTCATAACATCAAGTGAGTCCAGTTCACCGCTTTTCCTCATGCGATGAGCGACCCTGCCGATACCACCGATGTACAGGTCAGCATTTGCAACATCTTCGGTCTTAAGGTCGCGAGGTCCTCCTGCTACAATCTTGGGAACGGTTACGCCTTCCAGTAACTTTGGTTTCTTGTTCTTTATACAATCACTGAAGGTACCAAAGGAAAAAACTGCAAGATCATGTTCATTGATAAGTTTCCTTTCGTAATTATCAGAAAGAGAAACCCTTCTACCCATACCTCTTGCAAGCCCTATCATATTCGTGTTAGCGCCACCTCTGCGCAGATATTCCGCGACATCACATGCAGAGTGCGGAAGATGATGGGATGCAAGTGTAGGCGATACTACGGCTATCTCCGTACCCGTAAGCGGTGCACGGGTGAGTTTACCCAGAAGTTTCTTTCCCAGCTCTTCGATGAGATGGACATCATCCCTGGGTATCAGCATGACAAGTGTGACCTCTGTGGCTGCAGGGACTTTCTGAATCAGATAGCCTCCAAGGTCCTCCAGAAGTTCTGTGATCAGAGAGTGCTTGTGTATACCACCCTCATAGATGTATGGCTCCAGTATCGCTGCCATTATTTTTCCTCCATGAGTTCTGTGACCATCTGATGCGCTTCCTGTATCCATTCGGGTTTTAGGGTATCCTCACTTGCCACGAAGACGAACTTATGGCTATCCATTGAATGGTAGCGCACCCTGAACCCTTCAGGTGTTGATCTTATAGCCATTTCCACCAGTCTTGACTGGAGTGTCCTGCGGGGGTCTGCAACCACCATATCTGTCAGGAACTGTATCTCAGTATCTGTATCTTCAGCATTGATGATCAGTGTATTTCTTTCAGGCTGGTAGACCTTTGTGCGTCCATACCTCGCCCATAGCAGGTCAAGCAGTTCCGGCAGGTATTTTTCCTCGGTTATCGAGATCCTTACCTCTTTTTTTGCTATGTTACCACTTTCGACGCTTCCAATATCAGACACTTTCACAGTTGGTTGGCTGCCCCTTAAAATAATGGCCATCTGGTAAAGTGAATCTTCCGGCCTTATAACAACCTTTATCCTTCCGATAGCACCACCAAGTACCAGTTCTGTAATGATATCAGAGACTATGCTCCTGTATGCCTCACCCTCCTCCTGAACGGTGGACTCTACAATGAAAGTCTCAAGAGCTTCCATAAGAATTACTCCTCCAGATACCCTGATGCCAGTAAAGCACTTCCTACCGCACCTATAAGGTGGGAATTTGGAGGAACAAGGACATTGATCTTAAGCAACTCACCAAGAGCCTTTGGAACACCCTCTATCAGAGATGAACCGCCTACAAGGATCAGTGGTTCCTTTACATCAACTTCCTGGAGCTGCTGTTCGAATATCTGCTCCACCACACTGTGACACGCAGCAGCTGCAACATCCTCAGTAGTTGCACCCTTTGCAAGAGAGTTAACAAGTGATTGGATACCGAAAACGATACAATAACTGTTCATATCGACCTTGTCCTGCATACCCTTCACAGCAAGTGAACCAAGCTCAGTGATATCCACACCAAGCCTTTTTGCAGTCATATCAAGGAAACGTCCGGAAGCTCCTGCACAGATACCACCCATGGTGAACATTCCGGGAATCCCATCTTCCACAGATATAGCCTTGTTGTCCATTCCGCCTATGTCAATAACAGTTGCAGAACCTTTCTGTTTACCTGCAAGATAGACAGCACCCTTTGAGTTAACAGTGATCTCTTCCTGAATGAGTTGGGCATTGAAGTGCTCCCCTATCAGGAAACGACCGTATCCTGTGGTACCTATCGCCTGGATATCTTCCTTTTTAACACCGGCTTCTTCAAGGGCCTTATCAAAAGCTTCAGTCGCACTGTCAATTACCTTGATAGTAGGCACCCATCCTGAACCTATGATCTCATTGTCCCTCATGATGACCGCCTTTGTGGTAGTTGAACCGGAGTCAATGCCTGCAGTAAGTCCGCTTTGCTTTTCCCTTGCAAGAAGATGCCTGCGTCTTGCGATAGTAGTAAGAGCTTCCATACGGGTCAGCAGGGTTGCTGCCGTTGTACGCTCTGTAAAAGAATAACTTATGACAGGGAGAGTAGAATATTTGTTAATGTAGCGACGAACTTCATTCCTGACGATGGCCGCCTCAGCACACCTGAAACATGATGTAATGAATACGCCATCGACATCCGAGATACCATCCACGACAGCCTTGGCTCTTGCCATTAGAAGACGAAGGTCAGGACTTGCAGCCTCCAGACCAAAATCCTTTCCGATGGTATCAAGCACATTTACATCTATCTCAGGATAGATCAGTTTGGCATTAACACTCGCTGCAACTGAATCAAGTTCCCCTTGAACACCTGCATATTCGGAGCCACATGACACAAGTGCTACTTTTACAACAGCCTCCTCGCTCATTCTGTAGCCTCCTCAGTCTTTTCAGGTAATGATTTCAGGAACTCAGCGATCTTGTACACAAAATCCTGACCCTCATCATCAGATTCCGGGAAATCGAGCTCAAGGAGTGGCATGTCACGATCCCTTATGAGGTATTTTGTAAGCTCGTTGGTACGGGCACATCCCATACAACCAAATGCCATAGGACTCTCACCAACAATGATACCGGCATCTGCCTGCTCGATCATGGGACCTACTATAGCCATCCTGCCCCTGACACCTGCCGGAACTTCCACAGCAGCATATTTCAGTCCAAGTTTTGGTTCTTCTGCGGTGATGTTCAGGGGAGGTGAATCTACACCAACAGTTGATATCTTTTCCTTGATCTTTTCCATCATTGCAATGGGTGTGTGGCCGAACCTCTGGACCAGGTCAGAAAGGATCAGACTGTTTGTAGGGTATATGATAACTTTTGCCATTGTATTGCCTCATTGGGTGGATTCGATTATATCCTGAAGATCTTTCACTCCAAGACGTTTCTTGTGTTCGGTTTCCTTGAGAGGAACTTGTTTGTCATATTTATCAAGGGCTTTTCCGATCATCGGAAGCATCATTGACTCTTCCTTCAGGAAGTAGAAACCAGGCCTTGCCCCGCCACCGCGGGAAGCACGACAGCGCCTTTCATCTCCGGGGGGGAAACCTCTCTCTTTAACAAATATATGATTCTTATCGAGGTCCACAACCTCTTTTACCACTTTGTCCACAGCAACCCGGGGGCCTGTGACCATGGTTCCAAAACATGTTTCTTTTATGACAATATCAGTATTAGATTCGTATATCTGCATGGCAGCATCAATTGGCAACACGCTGTCTGAACCTGTGACAACGAGTTTTGTTATGACATCTTCATTATCTTCGGCCATTTTCATTCCTCCTTGATGCTTTCCAGGACATACATGACATCTCCGTCCTTGAAATGTTTGAGTTTATCTATTTCAAGTATCTTTCCGATGATATTAGTGTTCGCAAACCTTTCTCCTGTCGGTCCGAAAAGATCGTCATCAGATGTCTTGACACCTATCATACCGGCTCGTTTTGCAGCCTGGTTCGTGACACCGACCTCACCTGATATAGTCTTTTTAGGAGTATTCTCAGGCAAGAGTTCTTTATATGTCTCAGCCGGTTTCTCGGATTTGAAAATATAAGTATTCTCGTAGGTCATCATTACAGGGAGTACGCCAACCGGATTATACTGGAGACCTACAGTATGTCTGAAGAAGTCAAGTGTTTTTGGAGCAAGATCATCATAAAGTTCGATGGTCACAAGCATTTCAGGATTCACGCCCTGCACGGTGACCTTTCCTTCCTGCATAATACCAATCGTTGTTGCAGGTGTTTGATTGACAATGAAACCTGTATCTTCAGTATAACCTTCCCTGGAAATCTCAATGCCAAGAGCACTCATTTCCTCTTCAGCATCCTTATTGGTCATACCAAGCAACATTATAGGCTCAGGAATGGATTCCACCATTATCTTCT
This window contains:
- a CDS encoding methanogenesis marker 17 protein — its product is MEALETFIVESTVQEEGEAYRSIVSDIITELVLGGAIGRIKVVIRPEDSLYQMAIILRGSQPTVKVSDIGSVESGNIAKKEVRISITEEKYLPELLDLLWARYGRTKVYQPERNTLIINAEDTDTEIQFLTDMVVADPRRTLQSRLVEMAIRSTPEGFRVRYHSMDSHKFVFVASEDTLKPEWIQEAHQMVTELMEEK
- a CDS encoding methanogenesis marker 5 protein translates to MAKVIIYPTNSLILSDLVQRFGHTPIAMMEKIKEKISTVGVDSPPLNITAEEPKLGLKYAAVEVPAGVRGRMAIVGPMIEQADAGIIVGESPMAFGCMGCARTNELTKYLIRDRDMPLLELDFPESDDEGQDFVYKIAEFLKSLPEKTEEATE
- a CDS encoding carboxymuconolactone decarboxylase family protein; the protein is MDLKRIKEILDKEPEEAVEDILADVEKRYGEIPYIINFMKDMPELFISRMIYENSVMREFKRMDPKTVELICIAVASALRCEHCMKTHVRVAKRLGVSKEEIFDSILIASTISTAAVLAEGTRSVDAEFSESGAGISSSNCAICNINSELPEED
- a CDS encoding methanogenesis marker 15 protein; protein product: MSEEAVVKVALVSCGSEYAGVQGELDSVAASVNAKLIYPEIDVNVLDTIGKDFGLEAASPDLRLLMARAKAVVDGISDVDGVFITSCFRCAEAAIVRNEVRRYINKYSTLPVISYSFTERTTAATLLTRMEALTTIARRRHLLAREKQSGLTAGIDSGSTTTKAVIMRDNEIIGSGWVPTIKVIDSATEAFDKALEEAGVKKEDIQAIGTTGYGRFLIGEHFNAQLIQEEITVNSKGAVYLAGKQKGSATVIDIGGMDNKAISVEDGIPGMFTMGGICAGASGRFLDMTAKRLGVDITELGSLAVKGMQDKVDMNSYCIVFGIQSLVNSLAKGATTEDVAAAACHSVVEQIFEQQLQEVDVKEPLILVGGSSLIEGVPKALGELLKINVLVPPNSHLIGAVGSALLASGYLEE
- a CDS encoding presenilin family intramembrane aspartyl protease PSH — encoded protein: MSSEKTGFKDYAPMLVMAGIILVVQITALLLATPMSANDMQAFEDPDSTANSIYYIGVILVFTFLLLMAIKRNMQWIIQLTILLAVGATMYYVFYALLSLVDVSIMTNNVVSGLVAAVLTVLLYKFPEWYVINTIGLIIGAGASAIFGISLSILPVIVLLSLLAIYDAISVYKTKHMIDLAEGVMDLRLPILFVIPKHLKYSFIEDSFKKEDGKEREAFFMGLGDAIMPTILVVSANVFLVQKYEAMNFIGFISYPALGAMIGTIIGFVALSILVMKGKPQAGLPFLNSGVILGYIVGVLVSGSPFY
- a CDS encoding methanogenesis marker 6 protein, with the protein product MAEDNEDVITKLVVTGSDSVLPIDAAMQIYESNTDIVIKETCFGTMVTGPRVAVDKVVKEVVDLDKNHIFVKERGFPPGDERRCRASRGGGARPGFYFLKEESMMLPMIGKALDKYDKQVPLKETEHKKRLGVKDLQDIIESTQ
- a CDS encoding methanogenesis marker 7 protein — translated: MAAILEPYIYEGGIHKHSLITELLEDLGGYLIQKVPAATEVTLVMLIPRDDVHLIEELGKKLLGKLTRAPLTGTEIAVVSPTLASHHLPHSACDVAEYLRRGGANTNMIGLARGMGRRVSLSDNYERKLINEHDLAVFSFGTFSDCIKNKKPKLLEGVTVPKIVAGGPRDLKTEDVANADLYIGGIGRVAHRMRKSGELDSLDVMTEKVVEVVEKMREDIAKDPLAVLPARVMKEIHEQIPDIFNVLSPAPVTLQLDGLRVKLPYEEFREKVENLEFDEGLKLSDMAVITQSKMKNYILVKIKRESEVGFTA